One Microlunatus soli genomic window carries:
- a CDS encoding transglycosylase domain-containing protein yields MAERPRGPRTSASSKSRTPSARRKTDAKGASAATRAPKGGKKGKKKLTPGRVIRRIALTLLTLIVVGGLASAAFVVISYQNLKLPDPNAAFTTNTSNIYYDDGKTKLGDIEVQNRQSIRYDEMPTSIKNATVAAENNTFWTDPGYSVQGMIRAAVNIARGGDLQGGSTITQQYIKIMYLSQDQTITRKFKEVLLSRKLSEKMSKQEILTGYLNTIYFGRGAYGIQAASKAYFDIDAKDLTIPQSAVLAAVLNNPAYLDPDANGGDTEPLLNRYRYVLGSMRHSGFISQAEYTKDVKKLPTLPKIKISDKYGGSKGFLMKAAEAELATLPIDQAKVRGGGYKITTTFDEKAQKAAVKAAESNTKEAAELSGHKASKLHAAIASVDVNTGAVLAMYGGPDYIENSRNWATTPRATASTFKPFALAAGLENGFSLYSQFNGNTFTPPGDGVPIRNEFSTQYGQVSLLKATAESINTAFVDLDTQLPGDGPQKVVDIAQKLGAIKEKGAQDWDVNNRVAIGSAQVSPVNMANAYATFANNGEYVQNHVIAEIKDNNGKIVYKAEPKTHRAISKDVSADVSYALQGVVKDGTGSAAQSLGRPVAGKTGTQGVDDKITSAWFTGYTKQIATSVMYVAGDGGTENLDKYKRPYDPTFFGSSYPLQTWVDYMEKATEGQKIRDFRQPAYVNRDKFPPPVIKKSAPPKQTSGTDNSDNNDKPEKKTQKQDKKSDKTEDKSSDKSNDDKSSDKSSDDKSNDDKGQSDNKSSDSGGSDKKSSDSGRTDDTTSDDTKSGDGSSGDKKTSDGSGSGDKKKSDSTKSDSTTSDSTTSGSDSTSTDTTKTSSSTGSN; encoded by the coding sequence ATGGCTGAACGTCCCCGGGGGCCACGCACAAGCGCCTCCAGCAAATCCCGCACGCCCTCCGCCCGGCGCAAGACCGACGCGAAGGGCGCTTCTGCTGCTACCCGCGCCCCCAAGGGCGGGAAGAAGGGGAAGAAGAAGCTGACCCCCGGCCGGGTGATCCGCCGGATCGCGCTCACCCTGCTGACCCTGATCGTGGTCGGCGGGCTGGCCTCGGCGGCGTTCGTGGTGATCTCCTACCAGAACCTCAAGCTGCCCGATCCGAACGCCGCCTTCACCACCAACACCAGCAACATCTACTACGACGACGGCAAGACCAAGCTCGGCGACATCGAGGTGCAGAACAGGCAGTCGATCCGCTACGACGAGATGCCGACCTCGATCAAGAACGCCACCGTCGCCGCGGAGAACAACACCTTCTGGACCGACCCCGGTTACTCGGTGCAGGGCATGATCCGGGCTGCGGTGAACATCGCCCGCGGCGGCGATCTGCAGGGTGGTTCGACGATCACCCAGCAGTACATCAAGATCATGTACCTGTCCCAGGATCAGACGATCACCCGGAAGTTCAAGGAGGTGCTGCTCTCCCGCAAGCTCTCGGAGAAGATGAGCAAGCAGGAGATCCTCACCGGCTACCTGAACACGATCTACTTCGGTCGCGGCGCGTACGGGATCCAGGCGGCCAGCAAGGCCTACTTCGACATCGACGCCAAGGATCTGACCATCCCGCAGTCCGCGGTACTGGCCGCTGTGCTGAACAATCCGGCCTACCTCGACCCGGACGCCAACGGTGGTGACACCGAGCCGCTGCTGAATCGCTACCGCTACGTGCTCGGCTCGATGCGGCACTCCGGCTTCATCTCCCAGGCCGAATACACCAAGGACGTCAAGAAGCTGCCGACGCTGCCCAAGATCAAGATCAGCGACAAGTACGGCGGCTCCAAGGGCTTCCTGATGAAGGCCGCCGAGGCCGAGCTGGCCACGTTGCCGATCGATCAGGCCAAGGTCCGTGGCGGCGGTTACAAGATCACCACCACCTTCGACGAGAAGGCTCAGAAGGCCGCGGTCAAGGCCGCTGAGTCCAACACCAAGGAGGCCGCCGAGCTGTCCGGACACAAGGCCTCCAAGTTGCACGCGGCGATCGCTTCGGTGGACGTGAACACCGGCGCGGTGCTGGCGATGTACGGCGGCCCGGACTACATCGAGAACTCCCGGAACTGGGCGACCACACCGCGGGCGACGGCGTCCACCTTCAAGCCGTTCGCACTGGCCGCCGGTCTGGAGAACGGCTTCAGTCTCTACTCCCAGTTCAACGGCAACACCTTCACCCCGCCCGGCGACGGTGTGCCGATCCGCAACGAGTTCTCCACCCAATACGGCCAGGTGTCGCTGCTGAAGGCGACCGCGGAGTCGATCAACACCGCCTTCGTCGATCTGGACACCCAGCTGCCCGGAGACGGACCGCAGAAGGTCGTCGACATCGCCCAGAAGCTCGGCGCGATCAAGGAGAAGGGCGCCCAGGACTGGGACGTCAACAACCGGGTTGCAATCGGCAGCGCCCAGGTCAGCCCGGTCAACATGGCTAACGCGTACGCCACCTTCGCCAACAACGGTGAGTACGTGCAGAATCACGTGATCGCCGAGATCAAGGACAACAACGGCAAGATCGTCTACAAGGCCGAGCCGAAGACCCATCGGGCGATCTCCAAGGACGTGTCGGCAGACGTCAGCTATGCGCTGCAGGGCGTGGTGAAGGACGGCACCGGTTCGGCGGCGCAGTCGTTGGGTCGCCCGGTTGCCGGCAAGACCGGCACCCAGGGGGTCGACGACAAGATCACGTCGGCCTGGTTCACCGGCTACACCAAGCAGATCGCGACCTCGGTGATGTACGTCGCCGGCGACGGTGGCACCGAGAATCTGGACAAGTACAAGCGGCCCTACGACCCGACCTTCTTCGGCTCCAGCTACCCGCTGCAGACCTGGGTCGACTACATGGAGAAGGCGACCGAAGGCCAGAAGATCAGGGACTTCCGGCAGCCCGCCTACGTCAACCGGGACAAGTTCCCGCCGCCGGTGATCAAGAAGTCCGCGCCGCCGAAGCAGACCTCCGGCACGGACAACTCCGACAACAACGACAAGCCGGAAAAGAAGACCCAGAAGCAGGACAAGAAGTCCGACAAGACCGAGGACAAGTCGTCGGACAAGTCGAACGACGACAAGTCATCGGACAAGTCGAGCGATGACAAGTCGAACGACGACAAGGGCCAGTCCGACAACAAGAGCTCTGATTCCGGCGGATCGGACAAGAAGAGCTCCGACTCCGGCAGGACCGACGACACCACATCCGACGACACCAAGTCCGGCGACGGATCGTCCGGTGACAAGAAGACGTCCGACGGATCGGGCTCCGGCGACAAGAAGAAGTCCGACTCCACGAAATCCGATTCGACCACGTCGGACTCGACCACCTCCGGGTCGGACAGCACGTCGACCGACACGACGAAGACGAGCAGTAGCACCGGAAGCAACTGA